From Haloarcula hispanica ATCC 33960, the proteins below share one genomic window:
- a CDS encoding AEC family transporter gives MGVLGQLGFMVAFLSAGVAAGHFGLLTDRRTDILTTLVFTVALPALIFRSTYNRPLREIISPALLGGFWAVIALTITLGWLVHRRLESPDRRSVSVVQSYHSNMGFLGLPLVAATMGSEATAVASVILGIGAVTHVPVTVFLLVRINGSDASLLGECRKLVTNPVLIALAAGITASVLSLSVPEPLVGALGPPAELALPVALLCIGATLDTDLPVSDLQKTVSVVGLKVLWMPALAWLVYSSLSMDTTALGAAVVMLGTPTAVSTYVYTTELGGDAAFASLNVFTSTVVSIGTLSLLVWLFT, from the coding sequence ATGGGCGTTCTCGGGCAGCTCGGATTCATGGTCGCCTTTCTTTCGGCCGGCGTCGCCGCCGGCCACTTCGGGCTGTTGACCGACCGGCGGACGGATATCCTCACCACACTCGTCTTTACTGTCGCCCTGCCGGCGCTCATATTCCGGTCCACGTACAACCGCCCGCTACGGGAGATTATCTCGCCGGCGTTGCTCGGGGGCTTCTGGGCCGTCATCGCGCTGACGATAACGCTGGGCTGGCTCGTCCACCGGCGGCTGGAATCCCCCGACCGCCGCAGCGTCTCCGTCGTCCAGTCGTATCACAGCAATATGGGGTTTCTCGGGCTGCCGCTCGTGGCAGCGACGATGGGCAGCGAAGCGACGGCCGTCGCCAGCGTCATCCTCGGTATCGGCGCGGTGACCCACGTCCCGGTGACGGTGTTCCTGCTGGTCCGCATCAACGGCAGCGACGCCTCGCTGCTGGGCGAGTGCAGGAAACTCGTGACGAACCCGGTGCTCATCGCGCTGGCGGCCGGCATCACGGCCTCGGTCCTGTCGCTGTCCGTTCCGGAGCCACTCGTCGGTGCGCTCGGTCCGCCGGCCGAACTGGCGCTCCCGGTCGCCCTGCTGTGTATCGGTGCGACGCTCGACACGGACCTCCCGGTGTCGGACCTGCAGAAGACCGTCAGCGTCGTCGGGCTGAAGGTGCTGTGGATGCCGGCGCTGGCGTGGCTGGTGTACTCCTCGCTGTCGATGGACACGACGGCGCTGGGCGCAGCGGTCGTGATGCTCGGCACCCCAACGGCAGTGTCGACGTACGTCTATACGACGGAACTCGGCGGCGACGCGGCGTTCGCTTCGCTGAATGTCTTCACATCAACAGTGGTCTCCATCGGAACGCTTTCGCTCCTCGTCTGGCTGTTCACCTGA
- a CDS encoding signal recognition particle protein Srp54: protein MVLDDLGSSLRGTLDDLRGKSRLSEEDIEDIVKEIQRSLLQADVDVGLVQDLSDSIETRALEEEPPAGTTPRDWVLRIVYEELVDLVGESTELPLEEQTIMLAGLYGSGKTTTAAKMAWWFSTKGLRPAIIQTDTDRPGAYDQSKEMAERAEVDFYGDPDEDDPVKIARDGLEATANADVRIVDTAGRDGLNEELIEQIERIEQEVQPDRDLLVLDAAMGQSAKSQAADFEAAIGIDGVVITKLDGTAKGGGALAAVNETDSTIAFLGSGETVKDIERFEPSGFISRLLGMGDLKQLTERVERAMEETQEGDEEDWDPEDMLEGQFTLKDMRKQMQTMNNMGPLDQVMDMIPGLGGGLMDQLPDDAMDVTQERMRDFDVIMDSMTEEELENPRVVGQSRTRRICRGSGKPEERVRELLQQHKQMEQMLKQFQGMGDGDMERMMKQMQQGGGGGGGGMGGMGGGGMGPFGD, encoded by the coding sequence ATGGTACTCGACGATCTTGGGAGTTCGCTCCGGGGGACACTTGATGACCTCCGGGGGAAGTCCCGGCTCTCCGAGGAGGACATCGAGGACATCGTCAAGGAGATTCAGCGGTCGCTGTTGCAGGCCGACGTGGACGTCGGGCTCGTACAGGACCTCTCTGACAGCATCGAGACGCGCGCGCTGGAGGAGGAACCGCCGGCGGGGACGACCCCACGCGATTGGGTCCTTCGGATCGTCTACGAGGAACTGGTCGACCTCGTCGGCGAGTCGACCGAACTACCGCTAGAAGAGCAGACCATCATGCTCGCCGGCCTGTACGGGTCGGGGAAGACGACCACGGCCGCGAAGATGGCGTGGTGGTTCTCGACGAAAGGGCTCCGGCCGGCTATCATCCAGACCGACACGGACCGGCCCGGCGCGTACGACCAGTCCAAGGAGATGGCCGAGCGCGCCGAGGTCGACTTCTACGGCGACCCCGACGAGGACGACCCCGTGAAGATCGCCCGGGACGGGCTGGAAGCGACGGCGAACGCGGACGTTCGCATCGTGGACACGGCGGGCCGTGACGGCCTGAACGAGGAACTCATCGAACAGATCGAACGCATCGAACAGGAGGTCCAGCCCGACCGGGACCTGCTCGTACTGGACGCGGCGATGGGCCAGAGCGCCAAGAGCCAGGCCGCCGACTTCGAGGCGGCGATTGGCATCGACGGCGTCGTCATAACGAAACTCGACGGGACGGCGAAAGGTGGCGGCGCGCTCGCCGCCGTCAACGAGACTGACTCCACCATCGCCTTCCTCGGCTCTGGGGAGACGGTCAAGGACATCGAGCGGTTCGAGCCCTCCGGGTTCATCTCGCGCCTGCTCGGGATGGGCGACCTCAAACAGCTCACCGAGCGCGTCGAGCGCGCGATGGAGGAAACCCAGGAAGGCGACGAGGAGGACTGGGACCCCGAGGACATGCTGGAGGGGCAGTTCACCCTCAAGGACATGCGCAAGCAGATGCAGACGATGAACAACATGGGGCCGCTGGACCAGGTGATGGACATGATTCCCGGGCTGGGCGGCGGGCTGATGGACCAACTCCCCGACGACGCGATGGACGTGACCCAGGAGCGGATGCGGGACTTCGACGTCATCATGGACTCGATGACCGAGGAGGAACTGGAGAACCCCCGCGTCGTCGGCCAGTCCCGGACCAGGCGCATCTGTCGGGGCTCGGGCAAGCCCGAGGAGCGGGTGCGTGAACTCCTCCAGCAGCACAAGCAGATGGAGCAGATGCTCAAGCAGTTCCAGGGCATGGGCGACGGCGACATGGAGCGGATGATGAAACAGATGCAACAGGGCGGCGGAGGCGGCGGTGGCGGCATGGGTGGCATGGGTGGCGGCGGTATGGGGCCGTTCGGCGACTGA
- a CDS encoding universal stress protein, whose product MYEIVAGIDKSEARGTAIAEAITEVPMDTSQVRVTLLHDFEENPEGASVDQVASVRRAREVLEEAGVEVALEESSGEPADAILRLADEQDADMIVVAGRKRTPTGKVLFGSVTQSVILGTDRSVLVCSGEEE is encoded by the coding sequence ATGTACGAAATTGTCGCTGGGATAGACAAAAGTGAGGCTCGTGGGACCGCCATCGCGGAAGCGATAACCGAAGTTCCGATGGACACCAGCCAGGTCCGTGTTACGCTGCTACACGACTTCGAGGAGAACCCCGAAGGCGCGTCCGTCGATCAGGTGGCCTCCGTGCGCCGGGCCCGGGAAGTCCTCGAGGAGGCAGGCGTCGAGGTGGCGCTGGAAGAGTCAAGCGGCGAACCGGCCGACGCGATCCTCCGCCTGGCTGACGAGCAGGACGCCGACATGATTGTCGTCGCCGGACGCAAGCGGACGCCGACGGGCAAGGTGCTGTTCGGCAGTGTCACGCAGAGCGTGATTCTCGGCACGGATCGCTCCGTGCTGGTCTGCAGCGGCGAAGAGGAGTAA
- a CDS encoding thioredoxin family protein, with translation MSQTQSPEALLDALQSEGVVVIDEETDEVSTTEAFEADREVYYDTYVTMGDTEFHESVADVFGLDSAAEAAERVDELDVSREEFATFLTLRSNVDDSYTTVELTTMAQMATELGPETPVPDAVEHLDDDSYAAFVDAHDRCVVTVWKLFCEPCEAMKEELDDVLAAFPEGVPVGGLAGERSPEFCQSVGVNAAPAVVLFEDGEPVERITGRTDPSPLAERVEEVYGV, from the coding sequence ATGTCCCAAACACAGTCCCCCGAAGCGTTACTCGACGCACTGCAATCGGAAGGTGTCGTCGTCATCGACGAGGAAACGGACGAAGTCAGCACGACGGAAGCGTTCGAGGCCGACCGCGAGGTGTACTACGACACCTACGTGACGATGGGCGACACGGAGTTCCACGAGTCCGTCGCCGACGTGTTCGGCCTCGATTCGGCCGCCGAAGCGGCCGAGCGGGTCGACGAACTCGACGTGTCGCGCGAGGAGTTCGCCACGTTCCTGACCCTGCGGTCGAACGTCGACGACTCGTACACCACCGTGGAACTGACGACGATGGCACAGATGGCGACCGAGCTAGGTCCGGAGACGCCGGTCCCCGACGCGGTCGAACACCTCGACGACGACAGCTACGCGGCCTTCGTCGACGCCCACGACCGGTGTGTCGTCACCGTGTGGAAACTGTTCTGTGAGCCCTGCGAAGCGATGAAAGAGGAATTAGACGACGTGCTGGCCGCGTTCCCTGAGGGCGTTCCAGTCGGTGGCCTCGCCGGCGAGCGGTCCCCGGAGTTCTGTCAGTCGGTCGGCGTCAACGCGGCACCCGCCGTCGTGCTGTTCGAGGACGGCGAGCCCGTCGAGCGGATCACTGGCCGGACGGACCCGTCGCCGCTCGCTGAACGGGTCGAGGAAGTGTACGGCGTCTGA
- a CDS encoding ABC transporter ATP-binding protein, with amino-acid sequence MTLLDVDNINGYYGESHIIQDVSMNVDDGEITALLGRNGAGKTSTLRCISGATPPDVRSGTIQFDGTNITNDPPEDIAVRGISLVPEERRVFTDLTVAENLHLADTVRNKTNTWRRKLDFRDEGMSTAEIYEYFPRLDERRSQKAGTLSGGEQQMLAIARALHQSTDLLMLDEPYEGLAPQIIQSVENAIERISEDGTTILLVEQNAVAAMKIADRCYVLDRGQVVFEGPAEELQNDQETRDKYLGV; translated from the coding sequence ATGACGCTGCTCGACGTGGACAACATCAACGGCTACTACGGCGAGAGCCACATCATTCAGGACGTATCGATGAACGTCGACGACGGCGAGATCACGGCCCTGCTGGGCCGCAACGGAGCGGGGAAGACCTCGACGCTCCGGTGTATCTCCGGGGCGACGCCGCCCGACGTCCGGAGCGGCACGATCCAGTTCGACGGAACGAACATCACCAACGACCCGCCAGAGGACATCGCCGTCCGCGGCATCTCGCTGGTCCCGGAAGAACGGCGCGTGTTCACCGATCTCACTGTCGCGGAGAACCTGCACCTCGCGGACACCGTCCGCAACAAGACAAACACCTGGCGGCGGAAGCTCGATTTCCGCGACGAAGGGATGTCGACGGCGGAAATCTACGAGTACTTCCCGAGACTCGACGAACGACGCTCCCAGAAAGCCGGAACACTCTCGGGCGGCGAACAGCAGATGCTCGCAATCGCCCGCGCGCTCCATCAGAGCACCGACCTGTTGATGCTCGATGAGCCATATGAGGGGCTTGCTCCGCAGATCATCCAGTCCGTCGAGAACGCCATCGAACGCATCAGCGAAGACGGTACGACGATACTGCTGGTCGAACAAAACGCCGTGGCGGCGATGAAAATCGCCGACCGGTGTTACGTGCTGGACCGCGGGCAAGTGGTCTTCGAGGGACCGGCCGAGGAACTGCAGAACGACCAAGAGACCCGCGACAAGTACCTAGGTGTCTAA
- a CDS encoding ABC transporter ATP-binding protein translates to MTVLKTERLTKQFGGLTAVDEVDLEIEQGEGVSLIGPNGAGKSTFINLVTRRLEPSYGEIAFQGDSIIGMDPHEVVQRGMSKSFQTASIFPELTVKENATIAALAAEHGSFRFNFFRNQNSYPAVDELANEVLESVGLYDERENQADSLDYGNKRRLELGIALAAEPDMLLMDEPTAGMSPEETKSTVDLIKRVKDELDLTFLLVEHDMEIVFDISDRIIVLNRGSVIAKGTPDQVQDDPAVQEAYLGGVEE, encoded by the coding sequence ATGACAGTCCTCAAAACGGAGCGGCTCACCAAGCAGTTCGGCGGCCTCACGGCCGTCGACGAGGTGGACCTGGAAATAGAACAGGGTGAAGGCGTGAGCCTCATCGGACCCAACGGCGCAGGGAAATCGACGTTCATCAACCTCGTCACCAGACGGCTCGAACCGAGCTACGGCGAGATCGCATTCCAAGGGGATTCCATCATCGGAATGGACCCACACGAGGTCGTCCAGCGGGGGATGAGCAAGTCCTTCCAGACGGCCTCTATCTTCCCCGAACTGACCGTCAAGGAGAACGCGACTATCGCGGCGCTGGCGGCCGAGCACGGCTCGTTCCGGTTCAACTTCTTCCGGAACCAGAACAGCTATCCGGCGGTCGACGAACTGGCGAACGAGGTCCTCGAATCAGTCGGGCTGTACGACGAGCGCGAGAACCAGGCTGATAGCCTCGACTACGGGAACAAGCGCCGGCTCGAACTCGGCATTGCGCTGGCCGCCGAACCGGATATGCTGCTGATGGACGAGCCGACCGCCGGGATGAGCCCCGAGGAGACGAAATCGACCGTCGACCTGATCAAGCGAGTCAAGGATGAACTCGACCTGACCTTCCTGCTGGTCGAACACGACATGGAGATCGTCTTCGACATCTCCGACCGTATCATCGTCCTCAACCGCGGGTCAGTCATCGCGAAGGGGACCCCCGACCAAGTGCAGGACGACCCCGCTGTGCAGGAAGCGTACCTCGGAGGTGTCGAAGAATGA